AAATGAGATCGAAGTTTGTTATTTTTTCTCAATAAAGGTCGAAAAAAATTGATTccagaaccagttacggttggcttttggttttcagAAACCAATCGTAACTCGTTACAGTTGGAATTAGTGAGTTACGGCTGGTTTCGAAAAACCAAAAATAGAGTTGCGGTTGGTTTTTTGGTTTTCAAAAGCCAACCGTAACTCGTTACAGTTGGATTTTAGTGAGTTACGGTTGGATTTAATGAGTTGCGGTTGgtttcaacaaaaacaaaaacatgaattaCAGTTGGTTTCAGTGAGTTACGATTGGCTTTACTGAGCTGCGGTTGGCTTTGAAAAAAAATCGTAACTTTTTTTTACGATTGGGCTCGTCAAACTAAATTTTCAGCCGTAACTATAAGGATTGATTAGTCATtactaaaaaaaattgataagagGCTTTGAAATTATCATCTAATAACAAATTTTGTCTTATTATAACAACCCGTCTAATGGATTCACAGCCCCTGTAATAAGCAGGGCTTAATTGGGGCCCCAAGAAATAATAGGGGCCTAAAAAATTTATTCCCacccaaaaaaaaatctatttccaccccaaaatatagtgaaaatactgttttacccTTCACTAAACCTAAAACTTAAATTCTATTAACGCTTAACTCTAAACCCCAactcattttcatttttaaacctataaaaaaaatcaGTCCCCTCCTCCCTCCCTCTCGACTCTCAATCACAACTGAAAAATAAGAGTCGTCTACCTCATAGTTGtataccctaacgatttttcatatgcaTGTTATTTATATGAAAAATCGTTGATGTCTAGAATGTAGGAGATAACGACCATTTTTCTGGGTTTTGACGACCCCTTTttatacactaacgactcttGATGACCAAAAACATATCTCTGTCCAAAAAGATGGAAGGATCGTCATTGTTTATTGGAGAATCGTCATGATATTGAAGTGTTTCAAAAACGACCCACAAAACGACACTCATAATTCTTCATTGTTTCTTGACGAttctaaacagtcgttaatgcttataaaagagtcgttatcCTCTTCTAAGATTCGAAGATACATTAGAGGGTCGTCAACGACCCTCATGAGTCGTATTTGTTGATTGACGACCCTAAACAGTCGTTAATACttataaaagagtcgttatcttTTTCTAATGTATTTCCACCATTAATGGCTCTTCAaagaagataacgactcttttgTAATCATTAACGACTGTTCAGCGTCGTCAAGCAATAATGACGAATTATAAGGGTCGTTTTTAAAACTTTAACGACTGTTAAGAGTCGTTATTGAAATACTTCACTATCCTAACGACTTTTCATGCGGATCCGggcaaaaaaaaatatgaaaaatcgcaaacaaaattttgaaaaaaaaaaggctaaaatcaaattaagtgagattaacactaattaaataaaattatcacTAATTAAATAAAGATAGATtagtattttttaaaaaaattggatAAGAGATGACTCAAATTAGATTTTAATGATTTCTTTTGTCTTATAGTGTGAGGCTCCTAATTATTTTTCGGGACCCAATTAAGCTTTGATAATAAGATGTCAAAACACTCGTATGTTTCATTCACAGTGTTTTTGAATATTTTGAGGCGCCTAAAACGTACGCTTTTATTATGCTGCTGGTACCCAAACGGCTGGTGTTAGTGCATTTTTGAACTTAGTCTATTTTGACACGTAGCTACCTGGAGGGCCGAGGAAACATCGGGAGGGCTAAGTAGGAAAGAGTAAAAACATCCAAAGTCCAGGGACCCGGCCGGACCCATTCCCCAGTCGAACAAAGAAACCCCGACTATCGTACTACGACTGCTTGTGAGAGAGAAGGAAGCTGCTTCCATTGAGCGAGGTTTCTTCGGATTCCTTCACATTCACAGAGTTACTACGACTGATTGTGAGAGAGAAGGAAGCTGCTTCCATTGAGCGAGGTTTCTTCAGATTCCTTCACATTCACAGAGTGTAAGTTACAGAGAGAAGTCAGGTCAAGATGTCTAAAGGTTCTAAGAAGAGAAGAGCAGAGAGAAATGAAAGTAAATCTTCAAACTCTAAACCATGTCTATATTTCATTGATTAGAAAGCTAAATTTTGTTTGTAACTTTGATTTTATGGGTAATTATTTGCTGATTCCTTTGATAGAGGGTCAGAAACTAAACAATGAGGATGTTACTTCTTGTACAACTTCTGGAGACAGTGAAGAAACGTGATTCCTCTGTCTCtttctgattttttgttttttgggtttttcGTCTGCAAATTTCTTGAATATAGAGATAAtcggatttttttatttttttttagggttttaaatggGGAAACCAACAATAACGGACTCAAGAAAGATCCAAGCATAGCTCCGTATGTTATTGTAGTCCATGGACCTCCCAAGGTAATAGTAATTACTGTTTCTTTACAGCAAGATAAGTCTTTTTCATATCAAGTCTGTAGTGGTAATTCGGACATTAAAGACCATTTGGGTTCGTTTTTGTGTTCTAGGTTGGGAAATCTTTGTTGATTGATTCTCTAATCAACTATTATACTTCAAAAAATCATACCAACGTAGGAAAGACCATTATAACAGGATCAGGTATATTTAGCcttcacttgtttttttttttctttctcaacgTAGTAGACCAGTGGTAGACATCGAGTAATCTATCTCATTGATTCGATTTCTAGGTAACCGGAGACGGATACAGTTTGTGGAGTGTCCCAATAATATGAATGGCATGATTGATGCTGCAAAATATGCAGACGCAGTGATGTTGCTCGTTGATGCAAAATATGGGTTTGAAATGGTAAGTCACAGTAAAATGTTCAGAATGTTCTTTTGTAATTTAATAATCATAtatatcttctttgtattttaCAAATCATAATCCACACTTGTGATATCGGAAAAAGTGGAGATTCGGCTGGGTAAGTTACTGCTTCTGAATTTCTGAATCCGAGAGTCCCTAACTTAGGAGTCCGACTTTGTGCACCACCTCTAAACCGGAGGTGCACATTCCTCCCGTTATTATTGGTTTATAGCTAAACCGTAGTTGTCTGCTTATTTTATACTCCCTCGTTCCGatttacttgatgttttagggGTTTTTTTGTATTCCAAATTAGACGATAGTTCTagctttttttcttcaattttcacTAATCTACCCTACTTTGGAATCACACCAGAGAATTAATTCTCATGGGAATCAGCACAAAAATAACTACTCTAATTTTGAAATATACCCCATGAAGGATATATACCCAATCTTGTTTACTTCTTTACTCATCATCTCTTCGTCGAGTTCATCCCAATTAATTGTTACTGGATCGACAACTTTCTCTACAATCTAGAAACACAAAACTAGGTCATTTAATTCTTTAAGTAGGAATTAATATGGATATTATAGAAAAGATTTTACTCTCTCTGATATTTCTTAATATCCGTGAAAAACTCTACGACGTCAAGAAAATCGGAACCGAGGGagtaatttttgttttaaaaataagTAGTATCCATTGGGAATTGGAGAAATAATTATCGGAACAACAcgccttttctctctcttttgCTGTACTTTTATCTATCTTCTGCTCCATAGTTAGCTTTATCTATCCTCCATGATATCCATGAATCTTCGATTGAGACTTGGACTGCCAACTTATATTGTTATTGTTGATTTGCCAATTAAAGTTATCACTGTTGGGCTTTACATATTTGCTATAGTGGATTTCCAATTGAAGTTTGTATTCATTCGAATTACTGCTAATTAGATAGAAATAAGGGAAGAAGAAGCCGGACAGCAGGGACTATGCCGTTTTGATTGTTCAAAATCTGCATTACACAAAGTTTTTAATATTGAATAGTGGGTTTAGGGATTGGTGATATATAAGCTACAGAGGTTAGAACCTCACGACGGTCCAACAACAATGATGTAAAAATGTTTTGAGTTTGAAGTTCCATTCTCCCATTGGAAACCCTCACTTGATTTTCTCTCATATATATATTAGAGAAAACTTTCCCATTCACCATATTTAGTTGCAGTAGTCTTCCTAACCCCCTAATTATAGAAGGATGAAATTTATTTAGTCGATCAAAAGTTCAAAACTCACAATCGTAGTATTTCATGATAACTCTGTTTCGTAGTGTTTCATGATAATTCAGTTCCTCACCGTATTACTACTTTTATCATTCCTAATGATAGCAACTCATGAAATTCGGTGTTCAATAAATCCTTCGTCTTGATCATCAGAATCTGTTACTTTATTTCCGCCACCAGATGATTATGTTCTGACCTTATTTGTATGAGTAGTAGTACCCATATCTAACAACAACGTTAAACATGAGCGACTCATGAAACGACTCATAGACAATATTCATATAACTTAACACATGATAGGGAAGACTCCCtcgagaaacaaaaaaataagtgATAAAGAAAGAAGAACTGGAGAAGTCTGGCTTGACGATGAATTTTTTATTCATACGGATTATCCAGTTTCCAATGTGGATGTCGTTTTAATATCAGAAATTATAAACAACTTAGATAACCAGGGTTGGAAGAATGGCCTGTAGGAAAGGGGGGACGTGCACCCGAGGTTAAGAGGGGTGCACAAAGTCGCACTCCTAACCTAGTCCCTAAATGGTAAGTCTTGGTGTAACACAGCTTTTTATACATTACCTGTACGTCTCCATAATTTATAAGATTATTTAACTTGTGCATGCatacattttttttataaaataatgtGGTATTGGTTAACCTTATTTCATTCTTCTCTGAGTTAGTTTGTTACAGAAACTTTAATCTGTACATACAGTCGTCAGTGCAGTGTAATTTTTATGTGTTTCAAGTTTCTTGAACTTTAATGGAAGCTAATCAATATGTACTGCAACATGCTTTTGTTGATTGTAGGAAACATTCGAGTTCCTTCACTTCTTACAAGTTCAGGGCATACCAAAGGTTATGGGGGTGCTTACAAATCTGGATAAACTTAAAGATGAAGATGCACGCTCAACAACCAAAAAGTGCCTCATCCGAAAATTTAGGGAACACATATAAAGGAGCAAATGCATTCTGCTTGTCTAGTTTCCATTATGAAAGGTGAGTATATGTGGACCAATATATGTTCTTGCACCTATCATATGGTATGGTTCATGTATTTATGAATCCACCAACCCGTTAgtaaattaaggagttttcattaTGATTTCTTATCCAAGTATCAAGAGAGTGATATTCAGGAATTGGCTGACTTTTTATTGGTCGAGAAATTTCCAACTTTGCCATGTCGTGCTAAACATCCTTATATGCTAGTTGATCGTCTTGAGGATATGACTTCCTCAGAAGCACATGTGGTTGATAATGACAAGAGACATATATTACTGTGCGGTTATCTTCGAGGTTGTGATATCAAGAAAGGAACCAAGGTACATTTTTTTAGCTGCCCTTGTTGATTACGaacttgctttttattttcatcaTTGATCTATTTCCTCTTGTTCTGTCTATTTTGTTCACAAGAGCGTATTCAATTAAAACATTTCCTAATCACATTTGCTCATACTTTTGCATGGCAAGTTTCATTTTTAGACCATTTTGTACCCTGTCTTAATTTTCTTGAGTGTATTTGAGAAAAGAATAGAAGGTACCAGTTCTAGTTGAGCTTTTCCTAGAATTTCTGTGCTTGTATGCGGAGCTCATAAACTGAAGAATAATAAGAAAAGAGGTTCACAAAACAGAAAATGTCACTAGTTAAGCTAATGCTAAGTTGTTTGAGTAATTTGATATTTTGGTCATCTTTCCGGTTCATGCATtagatttttttccattttttgctTATTATTCTGTAATGAACTTACAAAGTTACGTACCTCTTGTTTTCACTTCTTGTGTAACAACATGTACTTGCATGTTGTTCCGTCAAATGCTTGATGTGTATGACTTAGCTGGTATTGTTCCAGGTGCATATTGCTGGTGTTGGTGATTA
This DNA window, taken from Papaver somniferum cultivar HN1 chromosome 3, ASM357369v1, whole genome shotgun sequence, encodes the following:
- the LOC113359459 gene encoding ribosome biogenesis protein BMS1 homolog, which encodes MSKGSKKRRAERNEKGQKLNNEDVTSCTTSGDSEETVLNGETNNNGLKKDPSIAPYVIVVHGPPKVGKSLLIDSLINYYTSKNHTNVGKTIITGSGNRRRIQFVECPNNMNGMIDAAKYADAVMLLVDAKYGFEMETFEFLHFLQVQGIPKVMGVLTNLDKLKDEDARSTTKKCLIRKFREHI